A stretch of Aureispira sp. CCB-E DNA encodes these proteins:
- a CDS encoding RidA family protein, whose protein sequence is MIPKEELLYSDRAPKAVGAYPHARKVGNLLFLSGVGPRKLGSTAIPGVELDDEGNIVSYDIETQCRAVFDNIRYIVEDCGSSWENIVDVTVFLTNMKDDFKTYNKLYAEYFKDNQPCRTTCEINCLPTPIAIELKVIATIEP, encoded by the coding sequence ATGATTCCAAAAGAAGAATTGTTATACTCAGATAGAGCACCCAAAGCAGTGGGCGCTTATCCTCATGCCCGTAAAGTAGGCAACCTTTTATTTTTATCAGGCGTAGGTCCTCGAAAACTGGGTTCTACAGCAATTCCAGGTGTAGAGCTGGATGATGAGGGTAATATTGTTTCTTATGATATTGAAACTCAATGTCGAGCAGTATTTGATAATATTCGTTATATTGTAGAAGATTGTGGTTCTAGCTGGGAAAACATTGTAGATGTAACTGTCTTTTTGACGAATATGAAGGATGATTTTAAGACGTACAACAAATTGTATGCGGAGTATTTTAAAGATAATCAACCATGTAGAACTACTTGTGAAATCAATTGCTTGCCAACCCCGATAGCTATAGAGCTTAAGGTAATTGCTACTATCGAACCGTAA
- a CDS encoding 3-hydroxyanthranilate 3,4-dioxygenase, whose translation MKTFNVVNLMKWVEENKDDLKPPVCNKEVFPGSEYIVMVIGGPNLRKDYHYNETPEFFMQLKGDMVLKIIDEGEPKDIPIKEGEIFVLPAKVPHSPQRPEGTIGLVIEHVRDIEKHTDGFQWYCENCNAQLHEDYFKLTNIEKQLPEAFAKFNNNEALHKCDNCGEVLEVVKK comes from the coding sequence ATGAAAACGTTTAATGTTGTTAATTTGATGAAGTGGGTGGAAGAGAATAAAGATGATCTAAAACCACCTGTTTGTAACAAAGAAGTTTTTCCAGGGTCAGAATATATTGTTATGGTTATTGGAGGACCTAACTTGAGAAAGGATTATCATTATAATGAAACACCAGAGTTCTTTATGCAACTCAAAGGGGATATGGTGTTAAAAATAATTGATGAAGGAGAGCCTAAAGATATTCCTATCAAGGAAGGTGAAATTTTTGTATTGCCAGCCAAAGTGCCGCACTCTCCTCAACGTCCAGAAGGAACGATCGGTTTGGTTATCGAACATGTGCGAGATATAGAAAAGCATACCGATGGATTTCAATGGTATTGTGAAAATTGTAATGCGCAATTGCACGAAGATTATTTTAAATTGACAAATATTGAAAAGCAGTTGCCAGAGGCATTTGCTAAATTTAACAATAATGAAGCCTTGCATAAATGTGATAACTGTGGAGAAGTGCTAGAGGTAGTTAAAAAGTAA
- a CDS encoding PAQR family membrane homeostasis protein TrhA, whose protein sequence is MNKIGELREWDENTSDIVAEDELSQFFSQLPIRTQREEWLNTWSHGFFAILAVFGFAYVVFCALANNQAYALESALVYGSSLVMLFAASAFYHGASAPLVKKRLRIMDHCAIFIFIAGNYTPLLLLTVGGDVGFSLLLLQWTVAVIGVVLKIKFTGRYDWFFILLFVTMAWIGVIQGDYLYQTLPATGFNLLILGGIVYMIGIIFYKSEARIPYAHLIWHLFVMGGCLIHYILMVSYVF, encoded by the coding sequence ATGAACAAAATAGGAGAACTTAGAGAGTGGGACGAAAATACTTCTGATATAGTAGCAGAAGATGAATTGAGTCAGTTTTTTTCGCAATTACCTATTCGAACACAAAGAGAAGAATGGTTAAATACTTGGTCACATGGTTTTTTTGCCATTTTAGCTGTTTTTGGTTTTGCTTATGTTGTTTTTTGTGCTTTGGCAAATAATCAAGCTTATGCTTTGGAGTCTGCGTTAGTTTATGGGAGTAGTTTAGTCATGTTGTTTGCTGCGTCTGCGTTTTATCACGGAGCATCTGCACCTTTGGTCAAAAAACGTTTGAGAATAATGGACCATTGTGCCATTTTTATATTCATCGCAGGTAATTACACCCCTTTGTTATTGCTTACAGTGGGGGGAGATGTAGGGTTTTCTCTATTGTTGTTACAATGGACTGTAGCGGTGATAGGAGTAGTGCTGAAAATTAAATTTACTGGTCGATACGATTGGTTTTTTATCTTGCTTTTTGTGACAATGGCTTGGATCGGTGTTATTCAGGGAGATTATTTGTATCAAACATTGCCTGCTACTGGATTTAACCTTTTGATTTTGGGAGGTATTGTTTATATGATTGGAATCATCTTTTACAAATCAGAAGCACGTATTCCCTATGCACATTTAATTTGGCATTTGTTTGTTATGGGAGGTTGCTTAATTCACTATATTTTGATGGTTAGTTATGTGTTTTAA
- a CDS encoding GlmU family protein: MGLILFDDNRETLKPLTFTRPVAELRVGILTIREKWERMLNMPASHHTAPYLSTKYPANFESLNILVNGSILPTQELCDYILQTLPSNTLLVKGDTPIVLKTTQATAKAFLAGEKKVPTVLESDLEFIEIEYPWDLFGKNGAAIEADFDLLTKGRTSQPLSASNRVIGDTNRIFLEEGAWVECAILNTEGGSIYIGKNATVMEGSIIRGSFALCESATTKMAAKIYGPTTIGPHSKVGGEVNNSVILGYSNKGHDGFLGNSVLGEWCNLGADTNNSNLKNNYGEVRVWNYERQSFSRTGLQFCGLIMGDHSKSGINTMFNTGTVIGVSSNLFGGDFPRKFVPSFSWGSSKGFEIYQFKKAMETAERVMQRRNKELDEIELAILKHVFEETNVNRKY; the protein is encoded by the coding sequence ATGGGGCTTATTTTGTTTGATGACAATCGAGAAACACTTAAACCACTCACTTTTACACGTCCAGTAGCAGAATTACGTGTTGGAATTTTGACGATCCGAGAGAAGTGGGAGCGAATGCTAAATATGCCAGCTTCTCATCATACGGCACCTTATCTCTCTACAAAATATCCAGCTAATTTTGAGAGTTTGAACATTCTGGTAAATGGTTCTATCTTGCCTACTCAAGAGCTTTGTGATTACATTTTGCAAACTCTACCATCCAATACGTTGTTAGTAAAAGGAGATACACCGATTGTGTTAAAAACAACTCAAGCTACTGCAAAAGCATTTTTGGCAGGAGAGAAAAAAGTGCCTACTGTATTAGAGAGCGATTTGGAATTTATAGAAATTGAATATCCTTGGGATTTGTTTGGGAAAAATGGTGCGGCTATAGAAGCTGATTTTGATTTGCTGACCAAGGGCAGAACTTCGCAACCATTGAGTGCAAGCAATCGAGTTATTGGCGATACTAATCGAATCTTTTTGGAGGAAGGTGCTTGGGTAGAATGTGCTATTTTGAATACGGAAGGCGGTTCTATTTATATTGGGAAAAATGCTACAGTAATGGAGGGCTCTATTATTAGAGGTAGTTTTGCATTGTGCGAATCTGCCACTACTAAAATGGCAGCCAAAATATACGGTCCAACAACTATTGGGCCTCATTCAAAAGTAGGTGGTGAAGTCAATAATTCGGTGATACTTGGTTATTCTAATAAAGGGCACGATGGATTTTTGGGAAATTCCGTATTGGGGGAATGGTGTAATTTAGGAGCAGATACGAATAATTCTAATCTTAAAAATAATTACGGAGAAGTACGTGTTTGGAACTATGAACGCCAATCTTTTTCTCGGACAGGTCTTCAATTTTGTGGATTAATTATGGGCGACCATTCCAAGTCAGGTATTAACACAATGTTTAATACAGGAACCGTGATAGGGGTATCTAGCAACCTTTTTGGAGGCGATTTCCCTAGAAAATTTGTCCCTTCTTTTTCTTGGGGGAGTAGTAAGGGCTTTGAAATTTATCAGTTTAAGAAAGCTATGGAGACGGCAGAGCGTGTGATGCAACGCAGAAACAAGGAATTAGATGAGATAGAGCTGGCTATTTTAAAGCATGTGTTTGAAGAAACAAATGTGAACCGAAAATACTAA
- a CDS encoding spermidine synthase produces the protein MSSYFVDVQLEEAWSDYSGKLEVICRNGRYALCTQNAVYSYDDLYVNFRDSFQQINLDKYSIENVLVLGLGLGSIPLLLEKKFKKKYNYTLVEIDQKIVNLANKYTLDELQSSYSVICIDALEYVKTCSQQFDLVAIDIFIDDQIPSAFESVQFLENVKRVLSPNALLMYNQLTYNDTLLSKTELFFERKFKSVFPEAVFLSLSGNKMLLNKFCPTK, from the coding sequence TTGAGTAGCTATTTTGTAGATGTGCAGTTGGAAGAAGCTTGGAGTGATTATAGCGGAAAACTAGAGGTTATTTGTAGAAATGGGCGTTATGCACTTTGTACCCAAAATGCAGTGTATTCTTATGATGATTTGTATGTTAACTTCAGAGATAGTTTCCAACAAATAAATTTGGACAAATATTCGATAGAAAATGTTTTAGTTCTGGGGCTTGGCTTGGGATCTATACCGTTATTATTAGAAAAAAAATTTAAAAAAAAATATAATTACACATTAGTAGAAATTGATCAAAAAATTGTAAATTTAGCTAATAAGTATACATTAGATGAGCTTCAATCCTCATATTCAGTGATTTGTATTGATGCTTTAGAGTACGTTAAAACCTGTTCCCAACAATTTGACTTAGTGGCAATTGACATTTTTATTGATGACCAAATTCCCTCTGCTTTTGAGTCTGTTCAATTTTTAGAAAATGTCAAAAGAGTATTATCACCCAATGCTTTGCTTATGTATAATCAATTGACTTATAACGACACTCTTTTGTCAAAAACAGAACTTTTCTTCGAACGCAAATTTAAAAGCGTTTTTCCTGAAGCTGTTTTTTTGTCTCTGAGTGGTAATAAAATGTTATTAAACAAGTTTTGTCCTACAAAATAA
- a CDS encoding OmpA family protein — MRILFSTNHLPKITVFLLLFLLSGIQTVSANNSFFDYLPKYRKFKSHYQIDKIEYQEKRTIIHFRYVVQESGTTTFYNGNHPNSWYLRTPPRMRGLEIQFKQLEVANIAINNEVKRTSLTNVPEISYDLNRGDVVTCEVHFVRIPRYIRMLDMIDGKDGHLDQDKLNCFDIMIKTKDNPLLGKSENMVAVVNRFEQSFSYIKPKVQEGSPSVASTSSQPRSYSTTGSSTRPSTTRPTTTRPTTTRPSSSSTTRPSSTSEEREVVNINQTPEPIDYMPGALTSMVDLKCDTRVYLPDVVFKEDETKFSGRVKAIQNIRVIVEYVNTYTNARINLYGHTDIHGNPRKNLDLSRERALAVKRELVNMGINPNKISVYFFGGTQPLSKYKNGGSPNRRVEVEPICVE, encoded by the coding sequence ATGAGAATTTTGTTTTCTACAAATCATCTCCCCAAAATTACAGTATTTCTGCTTTTATTCTTATTGAGTGGAATACAGACAGTTAGTGCTAACAATAGTTTTTTTGATTATCTCCCAAAGTACAGAAAGTTTAAGTCTCACTACCAAATTGACAAAATTGAATATCAAGAAAAAAGGACGATCATCCATTTTCGATATGTAGTTCAAGAATCAGGTACAACGACTTTTTATAATGGCAACCATCCCAACTCTTGGTATTTGAGAACGCCTCCTAGAATGAGAGGATTAGAAATACAATTCAAACAACTAGAAGTTGCCAATATTGCTATTAATAACGAAGTTAAACGAACATCTCTAACCAATGTTCCCGAAATTAGTTACGACTTAAATAGGGGTGATGTGGTTACTTGCGAAGTTCACTTTGTTAGAATTCCTCGTTATATTCGAATGCTGGATATGATTGATGGCAAGGATGGACACTTAGACCAAGACAAGTTAAATTGTTTTGATATTATGATAAAAACTAAGGACAACCCTTTGTTAGGCAAATCAGAAAACATGGTTGCTGTTGTCAATAGGTTTGAGCAGTCTTTTAGCTATATCAAGCCAAAAGTTCAGGAAGGTAGCCCTTCTGTTGCTAGCACGTCTAGTCAACCTCGTAGTTATTCAACAACAGGGTCAAGTACAAGACCTTCTACAACTCGACCGACGACAACTCGACCAACTACGACTCGTCCAAGCTCAAGTTCAACGACTCGCCCTTCTAGTACATCAGAAGAAAGAGAAGTGGTCAATATTAATCAAACTCCTGAACCTATTGATTACATGCCTGGGGCATTAACCTCAATGGTAGATTTAAAATGCGACACACGAGTTTATTTGCCAGATGTGGTTTTTAAAGAAGATGAAACTAAATTTTCAGGTCGTGTAAAGGCTATTCAGAACATTCGAGTAATTGTAGAATACGTTAATACCTATACAAATGCTCGAATTAATTTGTATGGTCATACTGATATACATGGAAATCCACGAAAAAATTTAGACCTTTCAAGAGAAAGAGCCTTGGCTGTAAAGCGTGAATTGGTCAATATGGGAATTAACCCTAATAAGATATCTGTTTACTTTTTTGGAGGAACGCAGCCTTTGTCTAAATATAAAAATGGGGGTTCGCCTAATCGTCGTGTAGAAGTAGAACCGATTTGTGTGGAATAA
- a CDS encoding glycerol-3-phosphate dehydrogenase/oxidase produces the protein MNTGTFSAAERTTWLSKLESELFDLLVIGGGITGAGIALDAATRGLKVALIEKKDFAWGTSSRSTKLIHGGLRYLKQLEFGLVHEVGIERAIVHANAPHVVIPEKMLLPIVEDGSLGKRLSSIGLWVYDRLASVEKEERRKMLEKDVVVGLEPLVRPDILLGGGLYYEYRTDDARLTIENIKTAVDNGAICVNYAELTDFVYKENGYVGGAVVKDHIGNQTIKVNARRVVNAGGPWVDTIRTYDKEGVVGKRLHLTKGVHIVVPYEKLPLQQSVYFDVKKDNRMCFAIPRGNITYIGTTDTFYDKSIDQPNATREDVLYILEATNYMFPTAKLNISDVESSWAGLRPLIHQDGKSPSELSRKDEIFYSETGLISIAGGKLTGYRKMAERVLNFVAKTMRTKSSSKTQKLRLSGGDFDSTEAIQAYVYKVTGEAKQIGLRIEHIHALVYRYGTNTDIIINKAYELYNSIKDVEERLLSAEIWYSIHYEMTNNLCDFLIRRTGRLYFERPTLEHTYHYIANQMASMLNWSEERKQKEVQDFEQAYAAVMNFKR, from the coding sequence ATGAATACAGGTACTTTTTCGGCAGCTGAGCGCACCACTTGGTTGTCAAAATTAGAGTCAGAGCTATTTGACTTATTGGTTATTGGAGGCGGAATTACAGGAGCAGGAATTGCTTTAGATGCTGCGACAAGAGGTCTTAAGGTAGCTTTAATTGAAAAGAAAGATTTTGCATGGGGGACAAGTAGCCGTTCTACAAAACTCATTCATGGAGGCTTACGTTACTTAAAACAATTAGAGTTTGGTCTGGTTCATGAAGTAGGTATTGAGCGGGCAATTGTACATGCTAATGCTCCTCATGTTGTCATTCCCGAAAAAATGTTGTTACCAATTGTTGAAGATGGATCATTGGGCAAAAGACTAAGTTCTATCGGACTTTGGGTTTATGATCGTTTGGCAAGTGTGGAAAAAGAAGAGCGTAGAAAAATGTTAGAGAAAGATGTCGTTGTAGGTTTAGAACCATTGGTACGCCCAGATATCTTATTGGGAGGTGGTTTGTATTACGAATATAGAACAGATGATGCTCGTTTGACCATTGAAAATATAAAAACAGCGGTGGATAATGGAGCCATCTGTGTCAATTATGCTGAGCTAACAGATTTTGTCTACAAAGAAAATGGTTATGTAGGAGGAGCAGTAGTAAAAGATCATATAGGGAATCAAACAATAAAAGTAAATGCTAGAAGAGTTGTAAATGCGGGAGGTCCATGGGTGGATACCATTCGAACATATGACAAAGAAGGCGTAGTTGGTAAACGTTTACATCTTACAAAAGGAGTGCATATTGTCGTTCCTTATGAAAAGTTGCCGTTGCAGCAATCGGTCTATTTTGATGTAAAAAAAGACAATAGAATGTGCTTTGCTATCCCAAGGGGAAATATTACGTACATTGGAACAACAGATACTTTTTATGATAAAAGTATTGACCAACCGAATGCAACAAGAGAAGATGTACTGTATATTTTAGAAGCCACCAATTATATGTTTCCTACTGCAAAACTAAATATTAGTGATGTAGAGTCTTCTTGGGCTGGTTTAAGACCCTTAATTCACCAAGACGGTAAGTCTCCCTCTGAGTTGTCAAGGAAGGATGAAATTTTTTATTCTGAAACAGGCTTGATTTCTATTGCTGGAGGAAAGCTGACAGGCTATCGCAAGATGGCAGAGCGCGTTTTGAATTTTGTTGCTAAAACAATGCGTACCAAGAGTAGTTCCAAAACTCAAAAATTAAGATTGTCTGGAGGGGATTTTGACTCTACAGAAGCCATTCAAGCCTACGTGTATAAAGTGACAGGAGAGGCTAAGCAAATTGGTTTAAGGATAGAGCATATTCATGCGTTGGTCTATCGTTATGGTACGAATACAGATATTATCATTAACAAAGCTTATGAATTGTACAACTCGATTAAAGACGTAGAAGAGCGTTTGTTGAGTGCTGAAATTTGGTATTCTATTCATTATGAAATGACAAATAATTTATGTGATTTTTTAATACGAAGAACTGGTCGCCTTTATTTTGAACGCCCTACATTAGAACATACCTATCATTATATTGCCAACCAAATGGCAAGCATGTTGAATTGGTCAGAGGAGCGAAAGCAGAAAGAAGTGCAAGATTTTGAGCAGGCTTATGCAGCAGTAATGAACTTTAAACGATAA
- a CDS encoding helix-turn-helix domain-containing protein, translated as MIIISLVIYEDSFGSAIFPTIDLINSVNEYMQKITGKSFFHLKLVGYEQSEITINTYTSIKTCETIPNTSPNHVILLPSLKESFLDTMDLAHYNKLSLWLKEEYQKGTKLCSMCLGSILLANTGLLDQLPCSTHWMGDKMMRLRFLNVIMKTNQTVTKEKNIYTSGGAFSSLQLIFLLLEEYCSRELALHFSKVLGIEYPIESQNRFYIFYPQKDHQDTPIIAVQSFMEKNYAQKINIHQLAAIAMMSPRNFIRRFKKATGDTPITYLQKIRIEVAKKAFETGHLDVSAVMYSIGYQDPKSFRVLFKKLTGRTPIAYAPKYALSK; from the coding sequence ATGATTATCATATCCCTCGTTATATATGAAGATAGTTTTGGCTCGGCTATTTTCCCAACTATTGATCTAATCAATAGCGTCAATGAATACATGCAAAAGATTACAGGCAAGTCTTTTTTCCACTTAAAACTAGTCGGTTATGAGCAATCTGAAATTACAATTAATACATATACTAGTATAAAAACGTGTGAGACTATTCCCAATACTTCTCCTAATCATGTCATTTTACTTCCTTCTTTAAAAGAATCTTTTTTGGATACGATGGATTTAGCTCATTATAATAAGCTCAGTCTTTGGTTAAAAGAAGAATATCAAAAAGGCACCAAACTATGTAGTATGTGTCTTGGTTCTATCCTCTTAGCCAATACGGGGCTACTTGATCAATTGCCCTGCTCTACCCATTGGATGGGAGATAAAATGATGCGCCTTCGTTTTCTGAACGTTATTATGAAAACAAATCAAACGGTTACCAAAGAAAAAAACATCTACACCAGTGGAGGTGCATTCTCATCCCTTCAACTAATTTTCTTGTTACTCGAGGAATACTGTTCTAGAGAACTTGCCCTTCATTTTTCAAAAGTATTGGGTATAGAATATCCTATTGAATCTCAAAATCGTTTTTATATTTTTTATCCACAAAAAGACCATCAAGATACTCCTATAATAGCCGTACAATCTTTTATGGAAAAGAATTATGCACAAAAAATAAACATTCACCAACTAGCAGCTATAGCTATGATGAGCCCTCGAAACTTTATTAGGAGATTCAAAAAAGCCACAGGAGACACTCCCATTACTTATTTACAAAAAATTAGGATAGAGGTAGCCAAAAAAGCATTTGAAACTGGTCATTTAGATGTTTCAGCAGTTATGTACTCAATAGGCTATCAAGATCCTAAATCTTTCCGAGTATTGTTCAAAAAATTAACCGGTAGGACTCCTATAGCCTATGCCCCAAAATATGCGCTCTCGAAATGA
- a CDS encoding HD domain-containing protein: protein MEIGSYRWAKTTDSKLSKSEKRQILQQLIRVQFREFILLLQTKTGFNKNRLAQVNLDSIRIPDSKFADLSNELAKETYDVPLYKHCVRTYFFASMLAQYEGYKIDEELLYISAILHDLGISETHKQKACSCCFAVVGAELAYDFASQIGVEEQRAQQIYNAISIHLNPLVSNNQTPEAVVLSRGAFLDVSGFSHRCIPKRELVKLNTTYSRTNFSDALIDTVDNINHLKGTRAEFLRKFGFSNLVRKNPLNKIV, encoded by the coding sequence ATGGAAATAGGAAGTTATCGTTGGGCAAAAACGACAGACAGCAAGCTCAGTAAATCAGAAAAGCGACAGATTTTGCAACAGTTGATTCGTGTACAGTTCAGAGAATTTATATTATTACTTCAAACTAAAACAGGGTTCAATAAGAATCGACTTGCACAAGTTAACTTGGATTCAATTCGAATACCCGATTCCAAATTTGCAGATTTATCGAATGAATTAGCCAAAGAAACGTATGATGTGCCCTTGTATAAACATTGTGTCCGAACGTACTTTTTTGCCAGTATGTTGGCTCAATATGAGGGATATAAGATTGATGAAGAATTGTTATACATTAGTGCTATTCTGCATGATTTGGGGATTAGTGAGACACACAAACAAAAGGCTTGTTCTTGTTGTTTTGCTGTTGTTGGCGCAGAGTTAGCCTATGACTTTGCTAGTCAAATTGGTGTAGAAGAACAAAGAGCTCAACAAATTTACAATGCAATTTCGATTCATTTGAACCCACTCGTTTCTAACAACCAAACACCTGAGGCTGTTGTTTTGAGTCGTGGAGCCTTTCTAGACGTTTCTGGCTTTAGTCATCGCTGTATACCTAAAAGAGAGCTGGTTAAACTAAACACAACCTATTCTAGAACTAATTTCTCAGATGCATTAATAGATACGGTAGACAACATCAATCATCTAAAAGGAACTAGAGCAGAATTTTTACGGAAGTTTGGTTTTTCCAATTTAGTTCGAAAAAATCCTTTGAATAAAATAGTCTAA
- a CDS encoding RNA methyltransferase gives MLSKAKIKYLQSLQQKKHRQREKVFLVEGEKIIDEVLRQHIFKIHSIYATEDWINKNKTILASYQNHLTPTPLNGLKKISSLKTPNSVVAVVETPHYTSFADKIQTSLNLVLENIQDPGNMGTIIRIADWFGIPHIFCSKGCVDIYNSKVIQASMGGFLRVQVHYIDLEALFSQYPSLPVYGAVLGGDNVFKQSLKTPSFLLIGNEGKGLSDPIQKEITHKITIPKMGGAESLNAGVATGILCALFASQL, from the coding sequence ATGTTATCCAAAGCAAAGATTAAATATTTACAATCCCTTCAACAAAAGAAACACAGACAAAGAGAGAAAGTTTTTTTAGTAGAAGGAGAAAAAATTATTGATGAAGTATTACGTCAGCATATATTCAAGATACATTCCATCTATGCAACAGAAGACTGGATTAACAAAAATAAAACTATCCTAGCATCTTATCAAAACCATTTAACACCTACACCTCTTAATGGACTCAAAAAAATATCTTCTTTAAAAACTCCTAATTCGGTTGTTGCTGTTGTAGAAACACCTCATTATACATCTTTCGCTGATAAAATACAAACATCACTTAATCTAGTTCTTGAAAACATTCAAGACCCTGGAAATATGGGAACCATTATTCGTATTGCCGATTGGTTTGGAATTCCTCATATTTTTTGCTCCAAAGGCTGCGTAGACATCTACAACTCCAAAGTAATTCAAGCAAGTATGGGTGGTTTTCTTCGTGTTCAAGTGCATTATATAGACTTGGAAGCATTATTCTCTCAATACCCATCCTTACCTGTTTATGGAGCTGTATTAGGTGGTGACAATGTTTTTAAACAGTCCCTAAAAACACCTTCCTTTCTTTTGATTGGTAATGAGGGCAAAGGTTTAAGTGATCCTATTCAAAAAGAAATTACGCATAAAATCACCATTCCTAAAATGGGTGGTGCAGAATCGTTAAACGCAGGTGTAGCAACAGGGATTTTATGCGCTTTGTTTGCTTCTCAACTTTAG